One window from the genome of Pseudoalteromonas sp. '520P1 No. 423' encodes:
- a CDS encoding S41 family peptidase produces MSHLKRIVFFSFLVISFVVTASQPITFQAINKAELASLLFNEIERLDASAIRIRNTYKKVNWIEFRQVMTHKMLKAKSFRDLAIVFDDIQQGFTNSHSSFQLYSQVFDSRKLYENPVNKRGFGIGYTFPEVNFFSIETSKYIEFVNGFSLRKRFNQFEQLECEFTHQEACLKKFSKRIMWGLIDLNIKQENELSDKKKSWKETITPKVSTANVSINTNETYCSLYANNFKNWNIKYSSKSVCLLEDNSTYILNIRSFLPWGTSQNDIHCEGDTNVETMCHDIQSIRDLLSQKSDIKLIIDLQGNSGGSENTPFLSLLSKKPFFDNLIHFNNTVELNNIDFRTNIFYGLKSAENWFQKLAVDSKLLNQEFLPVRADFCRGDKEACSYKAINPLSPTLDIKKILLVVDSGCVSSCDDLVWRLKHYSGAYVLGQPPATDSTYSTVSGIIYYTANGQLKLFIKAQGQQYSLDDGSIKLAWFSIPYTSTVDKEGNYIDGDISIINEIIPITIENYSNISNTNVLRAIEYMKKQS; encoded by the coding sequence TTGTCCCACCTGAAAAGAATTGTTTTTTTTAGTTTTTTGGTTATATCCTTTGTTGTCACAGCATCTCAACCTATTACTTTTCAGGCTATCAATAAGGCTGAACTGGCTTCTCTACTTTTTAATGAAATTGAGCGGCTTGATGCTTCTGCAATAAGAATAAGAAATACATATAAAAAAGTTAATTGGATTGAATTTAGACAGGTCATGACTCATAAAATGCTAAAGGCAAAGTCATTTAGAGATCTTGCTATTGTATTTGATGATATTCAACAAGGATTTACAAATTCTCATTCATCTTTTCAGTTATATTCACAGGTTTTTGATAGTCGAAAATTATATGAGAACCCAGTTAATAAGCGAGGTTTTGGAATAGGCTATACCTTTCCAGAAGTTAACTTTTTCAGCATAGAAACAAGTAAATACATTGAGTTCGTGAATGGGTTTTCTTTAAGAAAACGATTTAACCAATTCGAACAACTTGAGTGCGAATTCACTCATCAAGAGGCATGTTTGAAGAAGTTCAGTAAAAGAATAATGTGGGGCCTAATAGATCTAAACATCAAACAAGAAAATGAACTTTCTGATAAAAAAAAATCATGGAAAGAAACAATTACCCCCAAAGTTTCTACAGCAAATGTATCAATAAACACAAATGAAACATATTGCTCTTTATATGCCAATAATTTTAAAAACTGGAACATAAAGTACTCTAGTAAAAGCGTTTGCTTACTCGAAGATAATAGTACATATATTCTTAATATTAGGTCTTTTCTTCCATGGGGTACATCTCAAAATGATATTCATTGTGAAGGTGACACCAATGTTGAAACTATGTGCCACGATATTCAGAGTATTCGTGATTTGTTATCGCAGAAGAGTGACATAAAGCTGATTATAGACTTACAAGGGAATAGTGGCGGTAGTGAAAATACTCCATTTTTGTCGTTACTTTCTAAAAAACCATTTTTTGATAACTTAATCCACTTTAATAATACGGTAGAGCTTAACAATATTGATTTCAGAACAAATATATTTTACGGCTTAAAAAGCGCTGAAAACTGGTTCCAAAAACTTGCTGTTGATAGTAAGTTATTGAATCAAGAGTTTTTACCCGTGCGTGCTGATTTCTGTCGGGGTGATAAGGAAGCTTGTTCGTATAAAGCAATTAACCCTTTATCACCAACACTTGATATTAAAAAAATATTACTAGTCGTCGATTCTGGTTGCGTAAGCTCTTGTGATGATCTTGTTTGGAGATTGAAACATTATTCAGGTGCGTACGTTTTAGGTCAACCTCCTGCAACAGACAGTACTTATTCTACAGTATCAGGCATTATTTATTATACTGCTAATGGACAGTTAAAGCTCTTTATCAAAGCACAAGGCCAGCAGTACTCTCTTGACGATGGAAGTATAAAGCTTGCATGGTTTTCTATTCCATATACGTCAACCGTTGATAAGGAAGGTAATTACATTGACGGCGATATATCGATAATTAATGAAATAATTCCAATCACGATTGAAAATTATTCAAATATTTCAAATACGAATGTTTTACGAGCTATTGAGTATATGAAAAAGCAATCGTAG
- the hscA gene encoding Fe-S protein assembly chaperone HscA: MALLQIAEPGQSAAPHQHKLAIGIDLGTTNSLVATVLSGEAKTLADKDNQVMLPSVVHYTQYGIEVGANAFKNAALDAENTLVSVKRFLGKSKEDIEAEYAQLPYKLSEQDGIFNIETCQGPINPIQASSEILKTLKNRAQDSFGGDDITGAVITVPAHFDDAQRQGTKDAAELAGLNVLRLLNEPTAAAVAYGLDSGQEGIIAVYDLGGGTFDISILRLSKGIFEVLATGGDASLGGDDFDALLIEYFKQQTAHYELDAPTLRLFMSKAKACKEALSQYKKVNVVLEFAQQSHTVEVTKELFNELATPLVKKTLRACRRTVKDAGITNEEVLEVVMVGGSTRMPLVREQVGQFFDKLPLTSIDPDQVVAIGAAIQADILVGNKPDSDMLLLDVLPLSLGLETMGGLVEKIIPRNTTIPVARAQEFTTFKDGQTGMVLTVLQGERELVDDCRALAKFSLKGIPPMAAGAAHILVTFKVDADGLLSVTAMEKSTGVQAEIQVKPSFGLSDEQVAQMLKDSMSFAKEDMQARMLKEQQVEALRVIEAINASLSEAKGLLSEDELATLEAEINKLMQLRDTATTPEQLKVGITQLDNASSDFAARRMDDSIKKALTGQSVDQV, from the coding sequence ATGGCATTATTGCAAATTGCTGAGCCGGGGCAGAGCGCGGCACCTCACCAACATAAGTTAGCGATTGGAATTGACTTAGGTACAACTAATTCACTAGTCGCAACAGTTTTAAGCGGTGAAGCAAAAACTTTAGCTGATAAAGATAATCAGGTGATGTTACCTTCAGTTGTTCACTATACGCAATATGGTATTGAAGTGGGTGCTAATGCATTTAAAAATGCTGCTTTAGATGCTGAAAATACCTTAGTATCAGTGAAGCGTTTTTTAGGTAAATCTAAAGAAGATATTGAAGCTGAATATGCGCAATTACCTTATAAACTATCAGAGCAAGATGGCATTTTTAATATTGAAACTTGTCAAGGCCCAATCAACCCGATCCAAGCATCAAGTGAAATTTTAAAAACCTTAAAAAATCGTGCCCAAGACTCTTTTGGCGGTGATGATATAACTGGGGCTGTGATAACTGTGCCAGCGCATTTTGATGATGCACAACGTCAAGGTACTAAAGATGCAGCTGAATTAGCTGGCTTAAATGTACTAAGATTATTAAACGAGCCAACTGCAGCAGCCGTAGCTTATGGTTTAGACTCTGGGCAAGAAGGTATTATTGCTGTTTATGATTTGGGCGGCGGCACATTTGATATCTCAATTTTACGGTTATCTAAAGGTATATTTGAAGTATTAGCAACTGGCGGAGATGCTAGCCTAGGTGGTGATGACTTTGATGCTTTATTAATTGAATACTTTAAACAGCAAACTGCGCACTATGAGTTAGATGCCCCAACTTTGCGTTTGTTTATGAGTAAAGCAAAAGCATGTAAAGAAGCACTAAGCCAGTATAAAAAAGTAAATGTTGTATTAGAGTTTGCACAGCAAAGCCACACTGTTGAAGTAACTAAAGAGTTATTCAATGAATTAGCTACGCCATTGGTTAAAAAGACACTGCGCGCATGTCGTCGTACAGTCAAAGATGCGGGTATAACAAATGAAGAAGTATTAGAAGTTGTTATGGTAGGTGGCTCTACTCGTATGCCACTTGTACGTGAACAAGTAGGTCAATTTTTTGATAAATTGCCATTAACTTCAATCGACCCTGATCAAGTAGTTGCTATCGGCGCAGCAATTCAAGCTGATATATTAGTAGGTAATAAACCTGACTCAGATATGTTATTACTTGATGTATTACCTTTGTCTTTAGGTTTAGAGACTATGGGTGGCTTAGTTGAAAAAATTATTCCACGTAATACCACGATTCCAGTTGCGAGAGCGCAAGAGTTTACTACTTTTAAAGATGGCCAAACAGGCATGGTATTAACTGTTCTTCAAGGTGAACGTGAGTTAGTCGATGATTGTCGTGCACTGGCTAAATTTAGTCTAAAAGGTATTCCACCTATGGCGGCAGGCGCTGCACATATATTGGTTACTTTCAAGGTTGATGCTGATGGACTGTTGAGTGTAACAGCAATGGAAAAATCAACTGGTGTACAAGCAGAAATCCAAGTAAAACCATCATTTGGTTTATCAGATGAGCAAGTTGCACAAATGCTTAAAGACTCGATGAGTTTTGCTAAAGAAGATATGCAAGCGCGTATGCTTAAAGAGCAACAAGTAGAAGCGTTACGTGTTATTGAAGCAATTAATGCATCATTATCTGAAGCAAAAGGTTTATTATCAGAAGATGAGCTTGCAACATTAGAAGCTGAAATTAATAAGCTAATGCAGTTACGTGATACAGCAACAACGCCTGAGCAGCTTAAAGTAGGCATTACGCAGCTTGATAATGCAAGTTCAGACTTTGCTGCTCGCAGAATGGATGATTCAATTAAAAAGGCCCTAACAGGTCAATCAGTTGATCAAGTTTAA
- a CDS encoding methyl-accepting chemotaxis protein yields MKQNRRNSELINEEVLFEDNEELVSTTDLRGVTTYANDIFCQIAGYEESELIGKNHNIVRHPDMPAAAFKDMWDHLKQGNSWRGVVKNKCKDGRYYWVDAYVTPIIENGKVTGYQSVRVKPSEQLKQTAQKAYDKINKGDLSGVSELTTSKKQIISLNVIGLLSFLFAYKFGFLAMGMFIFSLVILAIIFRGELVQTPQKILQLQNDFDSVSRFIYFGKGMTSVINFHLGLHQAKVRTILGRFVDLSKNLQQVGHKLDSTSNQAQESIENQKCELNQIAAAMDQMAASTSEIAQNSAETLNKVEETSSICVEANQLIETSSQKIDKLSEDVLSTASSADGLKVEISKVNDMMNEINGIAEQTNLLALNAAIEAARAGEQGRGFAVVADEVRSLSTRTQKSSEEIQSSISSMVKTIENWTAVMELNVLQAKECNDSTSSSQQLMAQINEMMNEVIDYSSHIATAAQEQGAVADDINHNVRTVNELSEESLNNANIVAQNAHEISQALDYIETVSNTFKD; encoded by the coding sequence ATGAAACAAAATAGACGAAATAGCGAATTAATTAATGAAGAAGTTCTATTTGAAGATAATGAAGAATTAGTATCTACGACAGACTTACGTGGTGTTACCACTTATGCAAATGATATTTTTTGCCAAATAGCAGGGTATGAAGAAAGTGAGTTAATAGGTAAAAATCATAATATTGTAAGACATCCAGATATGCCAGCTGCTGCATTTAAAGATATGTGGGATCACCTTAAGCAAGGTAATTCTTGGCGTGGTGTCGTAAAGAATAAATGTAAAGATGGACGCTATTATTGGGTTGATGCTTATGTAACACCTATTATTGAAAATGGCAAAGTGACAGGCTATCAGTCCGTCAGAGTGAAACCTAGTGAGCAATTAAAGCAAACAGCGCAAAAAGCATATGATAAAATTAATAAAGGTGATTTAAGTGGGGTTTCAGAGTTAACCACTAGTAAAAAGCAGATAATCTCTTTAAATGTTATAGGTTTATTAAGCTTTTTATTTGCCTATAAATTTGGTTTTTTAGCGATGGGAATGTTTATATTTTCTTTAGTTATATTAGCGATAATTTTCAGAGGTGAACTGGTTCAAACTCCGCAAAAAATATTACAATTGCAAAACGATTTTGATAGTGTAAGTCGCTTTATATATTTTGGTAAAGGCATGACTTCTGTAATTAATTTTCACTTGGGGCTACATCAAGCAAAAGTGAGAACCATATTGGGTCGATTTGTCGATTTAAGCAAAAACTTACAACAAGTCGGGCACAAATTAGATTCTACTTCAAATCAAGCGCAAGAAAGTATCGAAAATCAAAAGTGTGAATTAAACCAAATCGCCGCAGCGATGGACCAAATGGCTGCATCAACAAGTGAAATCGCACAAAACTCTGCTGAAACGCTAAATAAAGTCGAAGAAACATCAAGTATATGTGTTGAAGCTAATCAATTGATAGAAACTAGCTCTCAAAAAATTGATAAATTATCTGAAGATGTATTATCTACCGCTTCTTCTGCGGATGGTTTAAAAGTTGAAATTAGTAAAGTAAATGACATGATGAATGAAATTAATGGCATTGCAGAACAAACCAATTTACTTGCATTAAATGCTGCAATTGAAGCCGCTAGAGCAGGCGAGCAAGGCAGAGGTTTTGCGGTTGTAGCTGATGAAGTACGGTCTTTATCAACAAGAACACAAAAATCAAGTGAAGAAATTCAATCTTCTATTAGCTCAATGGTAAAAACAATTGAAAATTGGACTGCAGTTATGGAGCTGAACGTATTGCAAGCCAAAGAATGTAATGACTCGACATCAAGTTCACAACAATTAATGGCTCAAATAAATGAAATGATGAATGAGGTAATAGATTATTCATCTCACATTGCAACGGCTGCACAGGAGCAGGGCGCTGTTGCTGATGATATTAATCATAATGTACGTACAGTTAACGAACTGAGTGAAGAGAGCCTAAATAATGCTAATATCGTTGCACAAAATGCCCATGAAATTAGTCAAGCACTAGATTATATAGAAACAGTAAGCAATACCTTTAAAGATTAG
- a CDS encoding phosphotransferase enzyme family protein gives MYTEQANILSEHFGLNNNLDSQVTIKPIGNGHINTTLLLQSANAPVVVQKLNTYVFPQPNELVNNARLIEKHLTNKKQDNNYDLEIIKHVATLNKDYLIDIKGDSWRGLEFIGGSYSEDVVANVQQAKIAANAFGQFAAALEDFDATQLFSVIPDFHHLAKRVNTLKKVANLDKCDRLKSAKEEVDFCLSQNALIDELETLKSQLPLRACHNDTKINNMLFCSKAHNAKAVIDLDTCMSGYWLFDFGDMVRTFCSPEEEDSTNLDNVIIREDIFAAIVEGYVTPLQNLITQTEKQSFWVGAKVMCLMIGVRFLTDYLDGDNYFNIKRAGHNLDRAKNQFALYQDLLKKEDKLKALLD, from the coding sequence ATGTACACAGAACAAGCAAATATATTATCAGAGCATTTTGGACTAAATAATAATTTAGATAGCCAAGTTACCATAAAGCCAATAGGCAATGGTCATATTAATACCACTTTGTTACTTCAAAGCGCGAATGCGCCTGTAGTAGTGCAAAAATTAAATACTTATGTTTTTCCACAGCCAAATGAATTAGTTAATAATGCGAGATTAATTGAAAAACACTTAACAAATAAAAAACAAGATAATAATTACGATCTTGAAATCATCAAACATGTTGCTACTCTAAATAAAGACTATTTGATTGATATAAAAGGTGATAGCTGGCGTGGTTTAGAGTTTATTGGTGGCAGCTATAGTGAAGATGTTGTTGCCAATGTTCAGCAAGCCAAAATCGCTGCTAATGCTTTTGGGCAGTTTGCAGCAGCATTAGAAGATTTTGATGCAACACAACTTTTCTCAGTTATTCCTGATTTTCACCATTTAGCCAAGAGAGTAAACACTTTAAAAAAAGTCGCTAATTTAGATAAATGTGATCGTTTGAAGAGCGCAAAAGAAGAAGTCGATTTTTGCTTGAGTCAAAATGCACTAATTGATGAGCTTGAAACTTTAAAGTCTCAATTACCACTGAGAGCATGTCACAATGATACAAAAATTAATAACATGCTTTTTTGCTCTAAAGCGCACAATGCAAAAGCGGTTATTGATTTAGATACCTGCATGTCCGGTTATTGGTTATTCGACTTTGGCGATATGGTACGTACATTTTGTTCTCCTGAAGAAGAAGATTCAACAAACTTAGATAATGTCATTATTCGTGAAGATATTTTTGCAGCGATTGTTGAAGGGTATGTCACACCATTACAAAACTTAATCACTCAAACTGAAAAACAAAGCTTTTGGGTTGGTGCTAAAGTGATGTGTTTAATGATAGGTGTACGTTTTTTAACTGATTATCTCGATGGTGATAATTACTTCAACATAAAACGTGCTGGGCATAATTTAGATCGCGCTAAAAATCAATTTGCTTTATACCAAGATTTATTGAAAAAAGAAGATAAATTAAAAGCACTATTAGATTAG
- a CDS encoding IS3 family transposase (programmed frameshift) — protein MTKKNRVTYSAAIKLETAQLVIDQGYTQEEAAKAMNVGKSTVSKWVAQLKVERSGKSPSASPMTPEQIEIRELKKRIQRIELEKDIFKKGYSSIDVGLSEQFSIIEKLNKSNSHPVKTLCDVFGVHRSSYKYWVNRDKSVSTDDLRLSIEIKAIHKESNGSAGARTISDIASYRGFNLSRYRAAKFMKKLGLVSSQPPNHKYKKAKKEHISIPNLLNRQFDVIEPNQYWCGDVTYVWIGHRWAYLAVVIDLFARKPIGWAISLSPDSELTIAAVDMAYESRGKPKGIMFHSDQGCHYTSLKYRQRLWKYQIKQSMSRRGNCWDNAPMERFFRSFKTEWMPKKGYIDFKEAKGAITDYVIGYYSEIRPHHYNAGLSPNESERRFWLNSKTVAKFS, from the exons ATGACAAAGAAAAACCGTGTAACATATTCTGCAGCGATCAAACTTGAAACAGCTCAGTTAGTAATTGACCAAGGCTACACTCAAGAAGAAGCAGCAAAAGCTATGAATGTGGGTAAATCAACTGTGAGTAAATGGGTTGCCCAGTTAAAGGTTGAGCGAAGCGGAAAATCACCTTCAGCATCACCTATGACGCCTGAACAAATTGAAATTCGAGAACTGAAAAAGCGTATACAGCGAATTGAATTAGAAAAGGATATAT TTAAAAAAGGCTACAGCTCTATTGATGTCGGACTCTCTGAACAATTCTCGATAATCGAGAAACTCAATAAGAGCAATAGTCACCCAGTTAAAACATTATGTGATGTATTTGGCGTACATCGCAGTAGTTATAAATATTGGGTTAACAGAGATAAATCAGTATCAACTGATGATTTAAGGTTATCTATTGAAATCAAAGCAATACATAAAGAAAGTAATGGCTCTGCGGGTGCCAGAACTATCTCTGATATTGCATCTTATCGTGGTTTTAATTTAAGTCGGTATCGAGCGGCTAAATTTATGAAAAAATTAGGACTGGTTAGCTCTCAACCGCCAAATCATAAGTACAAAAAAGCAAAGAAAGAGCATATTTCAATACCCAATTTATTAAACAGACAGTTTGATGTAATTGAACCCAATCAGTATTGGTGTGGTGATGTGACCTATGTTTGGATTGGTCACAGGTGGGCATATTTAGCCGTTGTAATTGATTTATTTGCAAGGAAGCCAATTGGTTGGGCTATCTCCTTGTCTCCAGATAGTGAATTAACAATAGCCGCTGTAGATATGGCTTATGAAAGCAGAGGAAAACCTAAAGGTATCATGTTTCACTCAGATCAAGGCTGTCATTACACAAGCTTAAAGTATCGTCAGAGGCTATGGAAATATCAAATAAAGCAAAGTATGAGTCGACGAGGAAATTGTTGGGATAATGCGCCAATGGAAAGGTTTTTTAGGAGCTTTAAAACTGAATGGATGCCGAAAAAGGGTTACATCGATTTTAAAGAAGCCAAAGGTGCAATTACTGATTACGTAATAGGTTATTACAGCGAGATCAGGCCTCATCACTATAATGCAGGCTTAAGTCCAAATGAATCAGAGCGAAGGTTCTGGTTAAATTCTAAAACTGTGGCCAAATTTAGTTGA
- a CDS encoding U32 family peptidase C-terminal domain-containing protein translates to MSSILTPENSPGLFTPELLSPAGSLKNMRYAYAYGSDAVYAGQPRYSLRVRNNEFNLENLEIGINEAHNLGKKLYVVSNIAPHNAKIKTYMRDIEPVVAMKPGALIMSDPGLIMLVREKYPDMPIHLSVQANAVNYASVLFWAKQGVERIILSRELSLEAPCTSDYQNYDYGHSVSEKQQFVGEVIGRDDNGLVEIDVKNKFCSGHSLELMTPQRNVSFKPDHMENKKGESIDDAKGSGHIVKIPLPEDIDLDKAILLRNLDQGQDIRNPYKQAKAV, encoded by the coding sequence ATGTCATCTATTCTTACTCCTGAAAACTCTCCAGGCTTATTTACCCCAGAGCTTTTATCTCCAGCTGGCAGCTTAAAAAACATGCGTTATGCATATGCTTATGGTTCAGATGCAGTATATGCAGGACAGCCACGTTATAGCTTACGCGTAAGAAATAATGAATTTAATCTAGAAAATTTAGAGATCGGCATTAATGAAGCTCACAATTTAGGGAAAAAACTATATGTTGTTTCAAATATTGCACCTCATAATGCAAAAATAAAAACATATATGCGTGATATTGAACCTGTTGTCGCAATGAAACCAGGTGCACTTATTATGTCTGATCCAGGCCTTATCATGCTAGTGCGTGAAAAGTACCCTGATATGCCAATTCACTTATCTGTTCAGGCTAATGCCGTAAACTACGCCAGTGTGTTATTTTGGGCTAAACAAGGTGTTGAAAGAATCATTTTATCTCGTGAGTTATCACTTGAAGCGCCATGCACATCAGATTATCAAAATTACGATTATGGACATTCTGTTTCCGAGAAACAACAATTTGTAGGTGAAGTAATAGGCCGTGATGACAATGGATTAGTAGAAATTGATGTTAAAAATAAATTCTGTAGCGGTCATTCATTAGAGCTGATGACACCACAAAGGAATGTCAGCTTTAAACCAGATCATATGGAAAATAAAAAAGGTGAGTCTATTGATGATGCTAAAGGTTCTGGTCATATCGTAAAAATCCCATTACCTGAAGATATCGATTTAGATAAAGCGATTTTATTAAGAAATTTAGATCAAGGCCAAGATATACGTAACCCATATAAGCAGGCTAAAGCTGTTTAG
- the fdx gene encoding ISC system 2Fe-2S type ferredoxin, producing the protein MPQIVFLPHEELCPEGAAIEAKTGETLLNVALKNGISIPHACEKSCACTTCHLVVREGFDSLEESDELEDDMLDKAWGLEPESRLGCQAIIADEDLIVEIPKYNLNIVNEDH; encoded by the coding sequence ATGCCACAAATTGTTTTTTTACCACATGAAGAGTTATGCCCTGAAGGCGCTGCAATTGAAGCTAAAACGGGAGAAACATTACTTAATGTCGCTCTAAAAAATGGTATATCAATCCCACATGCATGTGAAAAGTCATGTGCTTGTACTACTTGTCATTTAGTGGTTCGTGAAGGTTTTGATTCTCTAGAAGAGAGTGATGAACTTGAAGACGATATGTTAGATAAAGCTTGGGGCTTAGAGCCTGAATCACGCTTAGGTTGTCAGGCGATTATCGCAGATGAAGATTTAATTGTTGAAATTCCAAAATACAATTTAAATATCGTTAACGAAGATCACTAA
- a CDS encoding radical SAM protein translates to MAKTTVPLQCKEFENLKELGIEISISIQTNAMLIDDDWVNIFSKYDIFVGVSIDGPETFNDMYRIDKNGNGTYQKTISGLKLLMEAHDTGLIRKPGVISVINPEFDASIIYKHLTNTLDLNNLHYLYFDDTHDTSSLVKVLDIKKYTQKLLDCWLNDSVVSNKIRFITTYVDRIKQTPFQRDVFYNYANLRSLIITIDSNGDIGPEDTLRSIIPDAFGNNLNISNAKLKDIFENKPLMQTWVDTHTIPSACNDCEWKSVCRGGELKNRYDDKKKSFDNKSIYCSVIQNTLEVVSGALLNNGMSIEAIESNIQSYNKKNN, encoded by the coding sequence GTGGCCAAAACTACTGTACCACTACAATGCAAGGAGTTTGAAAATCTAAAAGAATTAGGAATTGAAATTTCTATTTCAATTCAAACCAATGCAATGTTGATTGATGATGATTGGGTTAATATCTTTAGTAAATACGATATCTTTGTAGGTGTAAGTATTGATGGGCCAGAAACATTTAACGATATGTATCGAATTGATAAGAACGGAAATGGTACATATCAAAAAACGATTTCAGGTCTTAAATTACTAATGGAGGCGCATGATACTGGGTTAATTCGTAAACCTGGTGTTATTTCTGTAATTAATCCAGAGTTTGATGCTTCAATTATATATAAACACTTAACTAATACATTGGATCTCAATAATTTACATTATCTATATTTCGATGATACGCACGATACATCGTCGCTAGTAAAAGTCTTAGATATTAAAAAATATACTCAAAAGCTTTTAGATTGCTGGCTTAATGATTCTGTAGTTAGTAATAAAATAAGGTTTATTACTACTTATGTTGATCGGATAAAACAAACTCCATTTCAACGAGATGTTTTTTATAATTACGCAAATTTGCGCAGTTTAATAATTACTATTGATTCAAATGGAGATATTGGCCCTGAAGATACTCTCAGATCTATCATACCTGACGCTTTTGGTAATAACTTGAATATTTCTAATGCAAAGTTAAAAGATATTTTTGAAAATAAACCTTTAATGCAAACCTGGGTTGATACTCATACTATTCCTAGTGCTTGTAATGATTGTGAGTGGAAATCTGTATGTCGTGGGGGAGAACTAAAGAATAGATATGATGATAAGAAAAAATCTTTTGATAATAAAAGTATTTATTGTTCTGTAATACAGAATACTTTAGAAGTTGTATCTGGCGCTCTATTAAATAATGGAATGAGTATTGAGGCCATAGAGTCTAATATACAAAGCTATAATAAAAAAAACAATTAA
- the iscX gene encoding Fe-S cluster assembly protein IscX, which produces MGLHWTDSFGIAESLCDKYAEQDPTKIRFTELRQLVLNLDEFDDDPEHCGERVLEAIQQAWIDEVRE; this is translated from the coding sequence ATGGGCTTACATTGGACTGATTCGTTTGGTATTGCTGAATCACTTTGTGATAAATACGCAGAGCAAGATCCTACTAAAATTAGATTTACAGAGTTAAGGCAATTAGTACTTAATTTAGATGAATTTGATGATGACCCGGAACATTGTGGTGAAAGGGTTCTTGAAGCGATCCAGCAGGCTTGGATTGACGAAGTAAGAGAATAA
- a CDS encoding sugar phosphate nucleotidyltransferase has translation MSTKQEKLTLVILAAGLGTRFGGSKQLAEIVGLDRTIMELSICDAVKAGITHLVLVINENIKTAIEQDVLPRLPTGLNVKLAIQDRKNIPLDFEHLAVDRIKPWGTGHALLSAKPYVSGKAIVITADDYYGKSAYQLLANELLADRPNKNSQWSLVGYPILDTLSEHGSVNRGICQVDENKHLQQVNEFLEITYQENKLSGLNHTQVREAISTESLASMTIWGFDETLFDYLERGFVEFLSKYDSAVQKEYYLPDQIQKAIDTEQKKVTVLRANESWLGMTYRSELTDITKKLNQIFKGGSIDSCQSNK, from the coding sequence ATGTCAACAAAACAAGAAAAACTTACCTTAGTGATATTAGCAGCAGGGCTTGGCACACGATTTGGTGGATCTAAGCAATTAGCTGAAATTGTAGGGCTCGATCGTACAATTATGGAACTGAGCATCTGTGATGCAGTAAAAGCAGGTATTACGCATCTTGTACTTGTGATAAATGAAAACATTAAAACAGCAATAGAGCAGGATGTGTTACCCCGGTTACCAACAGGCTTAAATGTAAAATTAGCCATTCAAGATCGTAAGAATATTCCCCTAGACTTTGAACATTTAGCTGTAGATCGCATAAAACCTTGGGGAACGGGTCATGCGTTATTATCCGCTAAACCTTATGTATCCGGTAAGGCTATTGTGATCACTGCGGATGATTATTATGGCAAGTCGGCATATCAATTATTAGCAAATGAATTATTAGCCGATAGACCAAATAAAAACTCTCAATGGAGCTTAGTTGGTTATCCTATTTTAGATACTTTATCTGAGCATGGTAGTGTTAATCGTGGTATTTGTCAGGTGGATGAAAATAAGCATTTACAACAAGTAAACGAATTTTTAGAGATCACGTATCAAGAAAATAAACTTTCAGGATTAAATCACACTCAGGTAAGAGAAGCCATATCAACTGAAAGCTTAGCCTCGATGACAATTTGGGGATTTGATGAGACTTTATTTGACTACTTAGAACGTGGTTTTGTTGAGTTCCTATCAAAATATGACAGCGCTGTCCAAAAAGAGTATTATTTACCTGATCAAATACAAAAAGCCATAGATACTGAGCAAAAAAAAGTAACGGTATTACGTGCCAACGAGTCTTGGTTAGGAATGACCTATCGTTCTGAGCTAACTGATATCACCAAAAAGCTTAATCAGATTTTCAAGGGAGGCAGTATAGACAGCTGCCAGAGTAATAAATAA